In Ovis aries strain OAR_USU_Benz2616 breed Rambouillet chromosome 16, ARS-UI_Ramb_v3.0, whole genome shotgun sequence, one DNA window encodes the following:
- the BTF3 gene encoding transcription factor BTF3 isoform X1 yields the protein MRRTGAPTQADSRGRGRARGGCPGGEAAASLPPPPGGTRGQEPQMKETIMNQEKLAKLQAQVRIGGKGTARRKKKVVHRTATADDKKLQFSLKKLGVNNISGIEEVNMFTNQGTVIHFNNPKVQASLAANTFTITGHAETKQLTEMLPSILNQLGADSLTSLRRLAEALPKQSVDGKAPLATGEEDDDEVPDLVENFDEASKNEAN from the exons ATGCGACGGACAGGCGCACCCACTCAGGCTGACTCTCGGGGTCGAGGTCGGGCCAGGGGCGGCTGCCCTGGGGGCGAGGCGGCGGCATCTCTTCCTCCACCTCCCGGCGGAACCCGAGGACAGGAGCCTCAG ATGAAAGAAACTATCATGAACCAGGAGAAACTCGCCAAACTGCAGGCACAAGTGCGCATTGGTGGGAAA GGAACTGCTCGCAGAAAGAAGAAGGTGGTTCATAGAACAGCCACAGCAGATGACAAAAAACTTCAGTTCTCTTTAAAGAAGTTAGGGGTAAACAATATCTCTGGTATTGAAGAG gtgaATATGTTCACAAATCAAGGAACAGTGATCCACTTTAACAACCCTAAAGTTCAGGCATCTCTGGCAGCAAACACTTTCACCATTACGGGCCACGCTGAGACAAAGCAACTGACAGAAATGCTCCCCAGCATCTTAAACCAGCTTGGTGCCGACAGTCTCACCAGTTTAAGGAGACTGGCTGAAGCTCTGCCCAAACAAT CTGTGGATGGAAAAGCACCACTTGCCACTGGAGAGGAGGATGATGATGAAGTTCCAG aTCTTGTGGAGAATTTTGATGAGGCTTCCAAGAATGAAGCAAACTGA
- the BTF3 gene encoding transcription factor BTF3 isoform X2, which produces MKETIMNQEKLAKLQAQVRIGGKGTARRKKKVVHRTATADDKKLQFSLKKLGVNNISGIEEVNMFTNQGTVIHFNNPKVQASLAANTFTITGHAETKQLTEMLPSILNQLGADSLTSLRRLAEALPKQSVDGKAPLATGEEDDDEVPDLVENFDEASKNEAN; this is translated from the exons ATGAAAGAAACTATCATGAACCAGGAGAAACTCGCCAAACTGCAGGCACAAGTGCGCATTGGTGGGAAA GGAACTGCTCGCAGAAAGAAGAAGGTGGTTCATAGAACAGCCACAGCAGATGACAAAAAACTTCAGTTCTCTTTAAAGAAGTTAGGGGTAAACAATATCTCTGGTATTGAAGAG gtgaATATGTTCACAAATCAAGGAACAGTGATCCACTTTAACAACCCTAAAGTTCAGGCATCTCTGGCAGCAAACACTTTCACCATTACGGGCCACGCTGAGACAAAGCAACTGACAGAAATGCTCCCCAGCATCTTAAACCAGCTTGGTGCCGACAGTCTCACCAGTTTAAGGAGACTGGCTGAAGCTCTGCCCAAACAAT CTGTGGATGGAAAAGCACCACTTGCCACTGGAGAGGAGGATGATGATGAAGTTCCAG aTCTTGTGGAGAATTTTGATGAGGCTTCCAAGAATGAAGCAAACTGA